From the Desulfovibrio sp. Huiquan2017 genome, the window TCCACGAACCGCCGCTCGACACCAAACTGGACCGTCTGTCCAACGGCCAGCACGTGGGCAGCCCCGGGGTGCGTGCTTTCCTGGAGCGGGTCCAGCCCGACCTGGCCGTCACCGGGCACATCCACGAGGCCAGGGGCGCGGACCGCATCGGCTCCACCCCGGTCCTCAACCCCGGCATGCTCGCCCACGGCGGATACGTGCGCATCAACTTCGACGGACGGACCCTGTCCGCCGATCTGGAGAGCGTCCGGTGAGCAAGATCGGCTTCCTCTGGGTGGGCAAGCTCAAGGAGCGTTTCTCCCAGGACGGATGCGCCCTGTACTGGAAGAAACTCTCGCGCTTCTTCCAGTTGGAGGAAACCGTCATCAAGGACGCACCCGGCAAACTCCCCCCCGCCGAGAAAAACAAGGTGGAAGGCGAACGCATCCTGGCCAAGGTCAAGCCCGGCGACATCCTCATTCTCCTGGATGAATTCGGCGAACGGTTGACCAGCCGCAAATTGGCCGACCTCGTCCAAAAATGGACGGACGCGCCCAACCAGCGCCCGGTCTTCGTCATCGGCGGCCCCTTCGGCCTGTCCGACGAGGTCAAGGCCGCCGCCCGCCACACCATCCGGCTTTCCGACATGACCCTGCCCCACGAACTGGCCCGGCTCCTGCTCCTCGAACAGCTCTACCGCGCCGGGACCATCCACAAGAACATGCCCTACCATCACGACTAGGCGCGAATCACGGAGAGATTTCCCATGCTCGACATCGACTATCTGGAACGTGTGGCCCACTACTTCGACTCCGGCGACTGCAAGTTCGAATTCGAAAACGGCGAGGAGGAACGCCGCCTGCTCATCCTCGACTTCCTCGAACATCTCATGGAACTGGGCGAAAAGGCTGACGAACTGGCCACCAAGCTGATCTTCAAGGACGCCTACGCCACCCTCCTGACCGAGGAAGGCGTGGCCCAGGCCGAGACGGACGAAAAGAACGGCGCCAACGGGGACTAGCCCCGGGACGACGAAGAGCGGCCCCTCGGGCGAACGCCCTTTTCCCTTGCGGCCGCCTGGGCCGCTTTGCGGATCGGGCCTAGTCCATGTTCCGGACCATGCCGCCCGAGGTGGTCAGCACGCTGTCGCCCAGATCGATGGACACCACGCCGTCAAACCACAGGGGGAGCATGGTCGCGAGATCGTAATAGCGCACCAGCGAGAGTCGGCCCTGGCTCTCCAGGCCCGTATTCTTGTTCTTGGCGACGAACGAATCGATATCCGCAGTGAGCATGACCACCCGCAAGGAGCCGACCTCCTTCATGCCCCGGAAGACGAATCCCTGCTCCTCGGGGAACCGGAAGGTGAATTCCGAGTCCTTTTTCTGCAGCCGCACGGGCATGCACACGTCGCCGGACCTGTAGGCGCCTTCGGGAATGACGAAATCGTTTTGCACGTCGTCGGCGGACA encodes:
- a CDS encoding 23S rRNA (pseudouridine(1915)-N(3))-methyltransferase RlmH; translated protein: MSKIGFLWVGKLKERFSQDGCALYWKKLSRFFQLEETVIKDAPGKLPPAEKNKVEGERILAKVKPGDILILLDEFGERLTSRKLADLVQKWTDAPNQRPVFVIGGPFGLSDEVKAAARHTIRLSDMTLPHELARLLLLEQLYRAGTIHKNMPYHHD